One window from the genome of Aeromonas sp. FDAARGOS 1405 encodes:
- a CDS encoding LuxR family transcriptional regulator, whose product MLNDAIWEHIDKFTKATKTSDIQQQLERFSHQMGFDYFRLLIIFPISMQKSHVALFNNCPTSWFDAYSENQYLTQDPVVYLGLKQTQPIFWNKLDCDSPWLPSASRDVMNLAADFGVRNGVSFPLHTPQGEHGILSFITKEKSNSDLMFENVPLLSFCASYIFNSALQLIKSRPDLMKYLTELSDREKECLFWASEGKTSWEIATILGISERTVNFHLTQVTNKTDSKNRSQAIAKGITSGIIVPSLDEVTITNLRLS is encoded by the coding sequence ATGCTCAACGATGCGATCTGGGAACATATCGACAAGTTCACCAAGGCAACAAAAACCAGCGATATCCAGCAACAACTGGAACGCTTCAGTCATCAAATGGGCTTTGATTACTTCCGGCTGTTGATTATTTTCCCCATCAGCATGCAGAAATCCCACGTGGCACTGTTCAACAACTGTCCGACCAGCTGGTTTGACGCCTACAGCGAAAACCAGTATCTGACCCAGGATCCGGTGGTCTATCTGGGGCTGAAACAGACCCAGCCTATCTTCTGGAACAAACTCGACTGCGACTCGCCCTGGCTACCCAGCGCCAGCCGCGACGTGATGAACCTGGCTGCCGATTTCGGGGTGCGCAACGGCGTATCCTTCCCGCTCCACACCCCGCAGGGGGAGCACGGTATCCTCTCATTCATCACCAAGGAGAAGTCCAACTCTGATCTGATGTTTGAAAACGTTCCCTTGCTGTCATTCTGCGCCAGCTACATCTTCAACTCCGCGCTGCAACTGATCAAAAGCCGGCCTGACCTGATGAAGTACCTGACCGAACTGTCGGATCGGGAGAAGGAGTGCCTGTTCTGGGCCAGCGAGGGCAAAACCTCCTGGGAGATCGCCACCATCCTCGGCATCAGCGAGCGGACGGTCAACTTTCACCTGACCCAGGTGACCAACAAGACCGACTCGAAGAACCGCAGCCAGGCCATCGCCAAGGGGATCACCAGCGGCATCATAGTGCCCTCCCTCGATGAGGTCACCATCACCAACCTGCGGCTGTCGTAA
- a CDS encoding energy transducer TonB: protein MKYKLMSLGLGIALSLGILLFIATLVEPLRGEKVASEQKPIVINMQNEVTEVQVRERPVPQEPEPLPEPPAALASTPLPMPAAAPLAAVEPSLDLVSSLSAVQVYAPGVATSTAPVLSGNYHGQQQGAGIGAGDMLMPLQRIEPVYPYRAQQSGIEGFVTLRFSVNAEGGVQDVEVVEAKPKRQFERAAIQAINKWRYQPRPGATDKLVQVITLKFKLES, encoded by the coding sequence ATGAAATACAAGCTGATGAGCCTGGGGCTGGGGATTGCCCTCAGTCTGGGCATCCTGCTGTTTATTGCCACGCTGGTTGAACCGCTCCGGGGCGAGAAGGTGGCGAGCGAACAGAAGCCCATCGTCATCAATATGCAGAACGAGGTGACCGAGGTGCAGGTACGCGAGCGTCCAGTGCCGCAGGAGCCCGAGCCTCTGCCAGAGCCTCCCGCGGCATTGGCCTCGACACCGCTGCCGATGCCTGCCGCGGCCCCCTTGGCGGCCGTTGAGCCGAGTCTGGATCTGGTTTCCAGCCTCAGCGCGGTGCAGGTCTATGCCCCCGGAGTGGCGACCAGTACCGCACCGGTATTGAGTGGCAACTACCACGGCCAGCAGCAGGGAGCGGGTATCGGCGCAGGTGACATGCTGATGCCGCTGCAACGGATCGAGCCGGTCTACCCCTATCGTGCCCAGCAGTCAGGGATCGAAGGATTCGTCACCCTGCGCTTTAGCGTGAATGCCGAAGGTGGCGTGCAGGATGTGGAAGTGGTCGAAGCCAAACCCAAGCGTCAGTTCGAGCGGGCGGCCATTCAGGCGATCAACAAGTGGCGCTATCAGCCGAGACCGGGCGCTACCGACAAGCTGGTGCAAGTCATCACGCTCAAATTCAAACTGGAGTCATAA
- the blrA gene encoding two-component system response regulator CreB, which yields MQKRVIWLVEDEASIADTLIYALQTDGFEVEWFMLGQQLLTRLEQTRPDFLILDVGLPDISGFELCKQVRALTDIPLMFLTARSEEIDRLIGLEIGADDYVAKPFSPREVCARVRVILRRSQPVAPQPSALLVLDEERARIHFRGQPLALTRYEYLLLKTLMQAPGRVYSRQQLMDLVWQDAEESLDRTVDTHVKTIRAKLREHDPEANLILTHRGLGYSLELA from the coding sequence ATGCAAAAGAGAGTCATCTGGCTGGTGGAGGATGAGGCCAGCATCGCCGACACCCTGATTTACGCCCTGCAGACCGACGGGTTCGAGGTGGAGTGGTTCATGCTGGGCCAACAGTTGCTGACACGACTGGAACAGACGCGACCCGACTTCCTGATCCTCGATGTGGGGCTACCCGACATCAGCGGCTTCGAACTCTGCAAGCAGGTGAGGGCGCTGACCGATATTCCCCTGATGTTCCTCACCGCCCGCAGCGAGGAGATAGACCGACTGATCGGGCTGGAGATAGGTGCCGACGACTATGTGGCCAAACCCTTCTCGCCACGGGAAGTGTGTGCCCGGGTGCGGGTCATCCTGCGCCGCAGCCAACCCGTCGCTCCCCAACCCAGCGCCCTGCTGGTACTGGATGAGGAGCGTGCCCGCATTCACTTTCGCGGTCAGCCGCTGGCCCTCACCCGTTACGAATATCTGCTGCTCAAGACCCTGATGCAGGCGCCGGGGCGGGTCTACTCCCGCCAGCAGCTGATGGATCTGGTGTGGCAGGATGCGGAGGAGAGTCTGGATCGCACCGTCGATACCCACGTCAAGACCATCCGCGCCAAGCTGCGCGAACATGATCCAGAAGCCAACCTGATCCTCACCCATCGCGGGCTGGGCTACAGCCTGGAGCTGGCATGA
- a CDS encoding MotA/TolQ/ExbB proton channel family protein: MMLDIWQQLQSFMGRGGPVLWVILALLVLMWILMIERLLYLNLGFGPLQQQLLGRWQARSERHSWHARAIRSRWLAQAELELNRHLIFIRTLVVLCPMLGLLGTVTGMIGVFDALAAANRFNPESMAGGISRATIPTMAGMVVALSGVLLLSRLESQAKRALAKTRDGLREEKVMQ, from the coding sequence ATGATGCTCGACATCTGGCAACAGCTGCAGAGTTTCATGGGCCGTGGCGGCCCTGTGCTCTGGGTCATTCTGGCCCTGCTGGTGCTGATGTGGATTTTGATGATCGAGCGGCTGCTCTACCTCAATCTGGGTTTTGGCCCCTTGCAGCAACAGCTGCTCGGCCGCTGGCAGGCCCGCAGCGAGCGCCACAGTTGGCACGCCCGGGCGATCCGCAGCCGCTGGCTGGCGCAGGCAGAGCTGGAACTGAACCGTCATCTGATCTTCATCCGCACCCTGGTGGTGCTCTGTCCCATGCTGGGGTTGCTGGGCACAGTGACCGGCATGATCGGCGTATTCGATGCGTTGGCTGCGGCCAACCGCTTTAACCCGGAGAGCATGGCGGGCGGGATCTCCCGCGCCACTATCCCCACCATGGCGGGCATGGTGGTGGCGCTCTCCGGCGTGTTGTTACTCAGTCGGCTCGAGAGTCAGGCCAAGCGTGCGCTGGCCAAGACCCGGGACGGCCTGCGAGAAGAGAAGGTAATGCAATGA
- a CDS encoding biopolymer transporter ExbD, with protein MRRQSKRQRDEVQIDMTPMLDIVFIMLIFFIVTTSFVREAGLEVHRPQASQAKAQKSSSIMLAIGAQGQIFLDRKQIDVERVQATIARLLAEQPDASLVIQADERVPHGKVVRVMDEAKAAGIANIAVAVAPK; from the coding sequence ATGAGACGGCAATCCAAACGCCAGCGTGACGAAGTGCAGATCGACATGACTCCCATGCTGGATATCGTGTTCATCATGCTGATCTTCTTTATTGTCACCACCTCCTTCGTGCGCGAAGCCGGGCTCGAGGTGCACAGACCCCAGGCCAGTCAGGCCAAGGCGCAGAAATCCTCCAGCATCATGCTGGCGATCGGGGCTCAGGGTCAGATCTTCCTCGACCGCAAGCAGATCGATGTGGAGCGGGTACAGGCCACCATCGCCCGTCTGCTGGCGGAGCAGCCCGATGCCAGCCTGGTGATCCAGGCCGACGAGCGGGTACCCCATGGCAAGGTGGTGCGGGTGATGGATGAGGCCAAGGCGGCGGGTATCGCCAATATCGCCGTGGCGGTGGCGCCGAAATGA
- the blaOXA gene encoding OXA-12 family class D beta-lactamase translates to MSRLLLSSLLAAGLLAALPASAASGCFLYADGNGQTLSSEGDCSSQLPPASTFKIPLALMGYDSGYLVDEEHPALPYKPSYDGWLPAWRETTTPRRWETYSVVWFSQQLTEWLGMERFQQYVDRFDYGNRDLSGNPGKHDGLTQAWLSSSLAISPEEQARFLGKMLSGKLPVSAQTLQYTANILKVSEIDGWQIHGKTGMGYPKKLDGSLNRDQQIGWFVGWASKPGKQLIFVHTVVQKPGKQFASLKAKEEVLAALPGKLKTL, encoded by the coding sequence ATGTCCCGCCTGCTTCTCTCCAGCCTGCTGGCTGCCGGTCTGCTCGCAGCCCTGCCTGCCTCCGCCGCCAGCGGCTGCTTTCTCTATGCTGACGGCAACGGCCAGACCCTCTCCAGCGAAGGGGACTGCTCCAGCCAGCTGCCGCCCGCGTCCACCTTCAAGATCCCGCTGGCGCTGATGGGTTACGACAGTGGCTATCTGGTGGATGAAGAGCATCCGGCGCTGCCCTACAAACCGAGCTATGACGGCTGGCTGCCCGCCTGGCGTGAAACCACCACCCCGCGCCGCTGGGAAACCTACTCGGTGGTCTGGTTTTCCCAGCAGCTCACCGAATGGCTGGGGATGGAGCGCTTCCAGCAATATGTCGACCGCTTCGACTACGGCAATCGGGATCTCTCCGGTAATCCGGGCAAACATGACGGCCTGACCCAGGCCTGGCTCAGCTCCAGCCTCGCCATCAGTCCGGAGGAGCAGGCCCGCTTCCTAGGCAAGATGCTGAGCGGCAAGCTTCCGGTCTCGGCGCAAACCCTGCAGTACACCGCCAATATCCTCAAGGTGAGCGAGATCGACGGCTGGCAGATCCACGGCAAGACCGGCATGGGCTACCCGAAGAAGCTGGATGGCAGCCTCAACCGCGATCAGCAGATCGGCTGGTTCGTCGGCTGGGCCAGCAAACCGGGCAAACAGCTGATCTTTGTCCATACCGTGGTGCAAAAGCCCGGCAAGCAGTTCGCCTCCCTCAAGGCGAAAGAAGAGGTGCTGGCCGCATTGCCCGGGAAGCTGAAGACCCTGTAA
- a CDS encoding MotA/TolQ/ExbB proton channel family protein produces MRVTMKWFPLLIALFCGTNAAVADEWQQQEQAREQQAQQDLATVAKELGTARARLAEAQRLSKELAGKFASNEKQLVELNAQWEQASGDMNEIFAVTRQGASDAVKLLSESAVEGQYPERLAPLKAMAQDKQAPDRAALALLPATLLQEIRESGRIAQFNGKVLDAQGAASEQSLTRVGSFALLGSEGFLQPTAEGLSPVLGLPGSVLSAVAAYQGQEGEALPLDPSHGTLLAMLAQAPTFWQQVQQGGQVGAIIVLLAAIGLGIAAVRLWSLSRELTLVRRQLKSGEYHADNALGRVLTVADKHPELSMETLELRLDEAILQETPRMERGIGMVKVIAAIAPMLGLLGTVTGMIGTFQAITQFGTGDPKIMAGGISMALVTTVQGLVAAIPLILAHSLLQSRFTELSNVLEQQVAGILAERAESNNGGMERAA; encoded by the coding sequence ATGAGAGTCACCATGAAGTGGTTCCCCCTCCTTATTGCCCTCTTCTGCGGTACCAACGCCGCTGTCGCCGATGAGTGGCAGCAGCAGGAACAGGCTCGTGAACAGCAGGCTCAGCAAGATCTGGCGACCGTTGCCAAGGAGCTCGGCACTGCCCGTGCCAGACTGGCCGAGGCCCAGCGCCTGAGCAAGGAGCTGGCTGGCAAGTTCGCCAGCAACGAGAAGCAGCTGGTCGAGCTTAACGCCCAGTGGGAGCAAGCCTCCGGCGACATGAACGAGATCTTCGCGGTCACCCGTCAAGGCGCCAGCGATGCGGTCAAGCTGCTGAGTGAATCCGCCGTCGAGGGCCAGTACCCGGAGCGTCTCGCCCCGCTGAAAGCCATGGCACAGGATAAACAGGCGCCGGATCGTGCCGCTCTCGCCCTGCTGCCCGCCACGCTGCTGCAGGAGATCCGCGAATCTGGCCGGATTGCCCAGTTCAACGGCAAGGTGCTCGATGCCCAGGGGGCTGCCAGCGAGCAGTCGCTGACCCGGGTTGGCAGTTTTGCCCTGCTGGGGAGCGAAGGCTTCCTGCAACCGACCGCCGAAGGCTTGAGCCCGGTACTGGGTCTGCCCGGTAGTGTGCTCTCTGCCGTTGCGGCTTATCAGGGTCAGGAAGGGGAAGCGCTGCCGCTGGATCCTTCTCATGGCACTCTGCTGGCGATGCTGGCACAGGCACCCACCTTCTGGCAGCAGGTACAGCAAGGTGGTCAGGTCGGCGCCATTATCGTGCTGCTGGCCGCTATCGGTTTGGGAATTGCTGCGGTACGGCTGTGGAGTCTCTCCCGCGAACTTACTCTGGTGCGCCGCCAGCTCAAGAGCGGCGAGTATCACGCCGACAACGCCCTCGGCCGGGTGCTGACGGTAGCAGACAAACACCCCGAGCTGAGCATGGAGACCCTCGAGCTGCGTCTTGATGAGGCGATCCTGCAGGAGACTCCTCGTATGGAGCGCGGTATCGGCATGGTCAAGGTAATCGCGGCCATCGCCCCCATGCTGGGTCTGCTCGGTACCGTAACCGGGATGATCGGCACCTTCCAGGCCATCACCCAGTTTGGCACCGGCGATCCCAAGATCATGGCGGGCGGCATCTCCATGGCGCTGGTTACCACGGTACAGGGTCTGGTTGCGGCCATTCCGCTGATCCTGGCCCACAGCCTGCTGCAATCGCGCTTCACCGAGCTCTCCAATGTGCTGGAGCAGCAAGTAGCCGGCATTCTGGCTGAGCGCGCCGAGAGCAATAATGGCGGGATGGAGCGAGCAGCATGA
- the blrB gene encoding two-component system sensor histidine kinase CreC, translated as MRLGLQLLCGLLLIFALAAWFVLEIFVEEIKPGVRSATEDTLVDMTQLLAPLALDDLKEDNMMNGRLASAFARLNQNPINAMIDGHLKQQAEYRIYVTDQKGMVIYDSDGTDLGKDYSRWNDVYRTLRGQYGARSTRTDPDDATSSTMYVAAPLREGAEIIGSLTVAKPNRTLMPAIERGEQELLRAGGQMLLISLLIGSLLVWWLNRAIGKLVHYADSVSKGEAAPLPQLHTVELDRLGRSLETMRHQLDGKSYIEAYVHSLTHELKSPLAAIRGAGEILAETPPPEVARRFIGNINQESARMQQLIERMLQLARLESGQGLDRQAVEPAGLGKRALDARQIIAQRRQVALVAELASAPKQKWDPLLLEQAIGNLLDNAIDFSPAYGLVTLSGSQQEEGYCFRVTDCGPGIPDYALPRIFERFYSLPRPDKGKSSGLGLSFTHEVAHQHGGRLTLSNRPEGGALAELWLPFA; from the coding sequence ATGAGACTCGGACTACAACTGCTGTGCGGCCTGCTGCTGATCTTCGCGCTGGCCGCCTGGTTCGTGCTGGAGATCTTCGTCGAGGAGATCAAACCCGGGGTGCGCAGCGCCACCGAGGATACTTTGGTGGATATGACCCAGCTGCTGGCGCCGCTCGCGCTCGATGACCTGAAAGAGGACAATATGATGAACGGGCGGTTGGCCAGCGCCTTCGCCCGCCTCAACCAGAATCCCATCAATGCGATGATCGATGGCCACCTCAAGCAGCAGGCGGAGTACCGCATCTATGTCACTGACCAGAAGGGTATGGTGATTTACGACTCCGACGGCACGGATCTGGGCAAGGATTATTCCCGCTGGAACGATGTCTACCGCACCCTGCGCGGCCAATATGGCGCCCGCAGCACCCGCACCGATCCCGACGATGCCACCAGCTCGACCATGTATGTGGCAGCGCCGCTGCGGGAGGGTGCCGAGATCATCGGCTCCCTCACCGTCGCCAAACCCAATCGCACCCTGATGCCCGCCATCGAGCGGGGGGAACAGGAGCTGCTGCGGGCCGGCGGCCAGATGCTGCTCATCTCGCTGCTGATCGGCAGCCTGCTGGTGTGGTGGCTCAACCGCGCCATCGGCAAGCTGGTGCACTACGCCGACTCAGTCAGCAAGGGGGAGGCGGCACCGCTGCCGCAGTTGCACACAGTCGAGCTGGATCGGCTCGGCCGCTCGCTGGAGACCATGCGCCACCAGCTCGATGGCAAAAGCTACATCGAAGCCTATGTGCACAGCCTGACCCACGAGCTGAAGAGCCCGCTGGCCGCCATTCGCGGGGCAGGGGAGATCCTGGCCGAAACGCCGCCCCCCGAGGTGGCCAGGCGCTTTATCGGCAATATCAATCAGGAGAGTGCCCGCATGCAGCAGCTGATCGAGCGAATGCTGCAACTGGCACGGCTTGAGTCGGGGCAGGGGCTGGATCGGCAAGCGGTAGAGCCGGCCGGGCTCGGCAAGCGGGCGCTCGATGCCCGCCAGATTATCGCCCAGCGCCGGCAGGTAGCGCTGGTCGCCGAGCTGGCCAGCGCGCCGAAACAGAAGTGGGATCCGCTGCTGCTGGAGCAGGCCATCGGCAACCTGCTGGATAACGCCATCGACTTCTCTCCCGCCTACGGGCTGGTCACCCTGAGCGGCAGCCAGCAGGAGGAGGGCTACTGTTTTCGGGTTACCGACTGCGGCCCCGGCATTCCCGACTACGCATTGCCGCGCATTTTCGAGCGCTTCTACTCCCTGCCACGACCGGACAAGGGCAAGAGCAGTGGTCTGGGGCTCAGCTTCACCCATGAGGTAGCCCACCAGCATGGCGGCCGTCTGACCCTGAGCAACCGGCCGGAAGGAGGCGCGCTGGCGGAACTCTGGCTGCCATTCGCCTAG
- the glmS gene encoding glutamine--fructose-6-phosphate transaminase (isomerizing) translates to MCGIVGAVAQRDVAEILVEGLRRLEYRGYDSAGVAVFSANQPLQRVRRLGKVAELAKALDEQSVHGGTGIAHTRWATHGEPSERNAHPHVSEHIVVVHNGIIENHEELREELKALGYVFSSDTDTEVIAHLVHHELKSAGSLLAAMQTAVKQLRGAYGTVVMDSRDDSRVVVARSGSPLVIGRGIGENFIASDQMALLPVTRRFIFLEEGDVAEVTRRDVHIFDTNGNAVVREEQESELSHDAGDKGEYRHYMLKEIHEQPKAITNTLEGRLGSDHVVVESFGNGARAIFDKVEHVQIVACGTSYHSGMVARYWFEEIAGVSCDVEIASEFRYRKSVVRPNSLLVTLSQSGETADTLAALRLAKESGYMSSLAICNVPGSSLVRESDLAFMTRAGAEIGVASTKAFTTQLAGLLMLVASVGHCRGHLSAAAEAELVKALQALPLRIKESLALAKDIETLAEEFADKQHSLFLGRGSQYPIAMEGALKLKEISYIHAEAYAAGELKHGPLALIDAEMPIIVVAPNNDLLEKLKSNVEEVRARGGILYVFADADTGFKSDETMRVMNLNHVEEVIAPIVYTVPLQLLSYHVALIKGTDVDQPRNLAKSVTVE, encoded by the coding sequence ATGTGTGGCATCGTCGGGGCTGTTGCCCAACGTGATGTGGCTGAAATTCTGGTAGAGGGCCTGCGCCGTCTGGAGTACCGCGGTTATGACTCAGCCGGTGTGGCCGTGTTCAGCGCCAACCAGCCGCTGCAGCGGGTTCGCCGTCTGGGCAAGGTGGCCGAGCTGGCCAAGGCGCTCGACGAGCAGTCCGTCCACGGCGGTACCGGCATCGCCCATACCCGCTGGGCCACTCACGGCGAGCCCTCCGAGCGCAATGCCCACCCCCACGTCTCCGAGCATATCGTGGTGGTGCACAACGGCATCATCGAGAACCACGAAGAGCTGCGGGAAGAGTTGAAGGCGCTGGGTTATGTGTTCAGCTCCGACACCGATACCGAGGTGATTGCCCATCTGGTCCATCACGAGCTGAAGAGCGCCGGCAGCCTGCTGGCCGCCATGCAAACTGCGGTGAAGCAGCTGCGCGGTGCCTACGGTACCGTGGTGATGGACAGCCGCGACGACAGCCGCGTGGTGGTGGCCCGTTCCGGTTCACCGCTGGTGATCGGCCGCGGTATCGGCGAGAACTTTATCGCCTCCGACCAGATGGCGCTGCTGCCGGTGACCCGTCGCTTCATCTTCCTGGAAGAGGGTGATGTGGCCGAAGTGACCCGTCGCGATGTGCATATCTTCGATACCAACGGTAACGCCGTGGTGCGCGAAGAGCAGGAGTCCGAACTCTCCCACGATGCCGGTGACAAGGGCGAATACCGTCATTACATGCTCAAAGAGATCCACGAGCAACCCAAAGCGATCACCAACACCCTGGAAGGGCGTCTGGGCAGCGATCACGTGGTGGTCGAATCGTTCGGCAACGGCGCTCGCGCCATCTTTGACAAGGTCGAGCACGTGCAGATCGTCGCCTGCGGCACCTCCTATCACTCCGGCATGGTGGCTCGCTACTGGTTCGAAGAGATCGCTGGCGTCTCCTGCGATGTGGAGATCGCCTCCGAGTTCCGCTATCGCAAATCGGTAGTGCGCCCCAACAGCCTGCTGGTGACCCTCTCCCAGAGTGGCGAGACTGCCGATACCCTGGCGGCGCTGCGTCTGGCCAAGGAATCCGGCTACATGAGCTCGCTGGCTATCTGCAACGTGCCGGGCTCCTCGCTGGTGCGTGAATCGGATCTGGCCTTTATGACCCGCGCGGGGGCAGAGATTGGTGTGGCCTCCACCAAGGCGTTTACCACCCAGCTGGCTGGCCTGCTGATGTTGGTGGCCTCGGTCGGTCACTGCCGTGGCCACCTGAGCGCCGCCGCCGAAGCCGAACTGGTCAAGGCGCTGCAAGCCCTGCCGCTGCGTATTAAAGAGAGCCTGGCACTGGCCAAGGATATCGAAACCCTGGCCGAAGAGTTTGCCGACAAGCAGCACAGCCTGTTCCTCGGCCGTGGCAGCCAGTACCCCATCGCCATGGAGGGGGCGCTCAAGCTCAAAGAGATCTCCTACATCCACGCCGAAGCTTACGCCGCTGGCGAACTGAAGCACGGCCCGCTGGCGCTGATCGATGCCGAAATGCCCATTATTGTGGTGGCGCCGAACAACGATCTGCTGGAGAAGCTCAAGTCCAACGTGGAAGAGGTGCGCGCCCGTGGCGGTATCCTCTACGTGTTCGCCGATGCCGATACCGGCTTCAAGAGCGACGAGACCATGCGGGTCATGAACCTCAACCATGTGGAAGAGGTGATCGCCCCCATCGTCTATACCGTGCCGCTGCAGCTGCTCTCCTACCACGTCGCCCTGATCAAGGGCACTGACGTCGACCAGCCGCGCAACTTGGCAAAATCGGTGACTGTTGAGTAA
- a CDS encoding DUF3450 domain-containing protein — protein sequence MNKLWGVALLPLSVHFAAIGDELVAPALKNSIAAGKASQQRVEKAADAAVAARLELQNAQLQLRDLEAYNRYMQSLVADQQNELGKLSQQLEAVQETRQGLIPLMLQMQADLELLVQNDIPLRKEDRLARVEQLKATLARADVSEAEKFRQLLQAYQIEAEYGSRMDSYSAELELDGAPRRVDVLALGRVSLLAMTADRSQAWRWSAEAKQWQALDSQWLSPIAEAMDVAADKKVPQLLNVPLSVSRSQEAQS from the coding sequence ATGAACAAATTATGGGGTGTGGCCCTGCTGCCACTGTCAGTCCACTTTGCTGCCATCGGGGATGAGCTGGTTGCTCCCGCCCTCAAGAACAGCATAGCTGCCGGGAAAGCCTCCCAGCAGCGGGTGGAAAAAGCCGCCGATGCCGCCGTTGCCGCACGACTGGAGCTGCAAAATGCCCAGCTGCAACTGCGCGACCTCGAAGCCTACAACCGCTACATGCAATCTCTGGTGGCCGATCAGCAAAATGAGCTGGGTAAATTGAGTCAGCAGCTGGAAGCGGTGCAAGAGACCCGTCAGGGCTTGATCCCGCTGATGTTGCAGATGCAGGCAGATCTGGAACTGCTGGTGCAAAACGACATCCCGCTGCGCAAGGAAGATCGTTTGGCGCGGGTTGAACAGTTGAAAGCGACCCTGGCCCGCGCAGACGTTAGCGAGGCAGAGAAATTCCGTCAGCTGCTGCAGGCCTATCAGATCGAAGCCGAGTACGGCAGCCGGATGGACAGCTATTCCGCCGAGCTGGAGCTGGATGGTGCTCCTCGTCGGGTCGATGTGCTGGCGCTGGGTCGGGTCTCCCTGCTGGCAATGACGGCCGATCGCAGTCAGGCATGGCGCTGGTCTGCCGAGGCGAAGCAGTGGCAAGCCCTCGATAGCCAGTGGCTCTCCCCTATCGCCGAGGCGATGGATGTGGCCGCCGACAAGAAAGTTCCCCAGTTGCTCAATGTCCCCCTCTCTGTCAGCCGCAGTCAGGAGGCCCAATCATGA
- a CDS encoding DeoR/GlpR family DNA-binding transcription regulator yields MTKRNTQQRRHTIVTLVQEQGEVSVDALAKHFSTSEVTIRKDLAVLETGGLLLRRYGGAVPLPSEMVVEVNPEQVSNRKLAIARAAAERLRDHNRVIIDSGSTTSAMIPMLGNKRGLIVMTNSLNVAGALRELENEPTLLMTGGTWDPHSESFQGQVAEQVLRSYDFDQLFIGADGIDPERGTTTFNELVGLSRVMAEVSREVIVMVESEKIGRKIPNLELPWSSIHTLVTDEGLASEAREQIQAQGVTLICAPVTC; encoded by the coding sequence ATGACCAAACGTAATACTCAACAACGCCGACACACCATAGTGACCCTGGTACAAGAGCAGGGTGAAGTGAGCGTCGACGCCCTTGCCAAACACTTTTCTACCTCCGAAGTGACTATCCGTAAAGATCTGGCGGTACTGGAGACCGGTGGTCTGCTGCTGCGCCGTTACGGTGGCGCCGTCCCCTTGCCGAGCGAGATGGTGGTCGAGGTCAACCCTGAACAAGTTTCGAACCGAAAGTTAGCCATTGCCCGTGCGGCGGCCGAGCGGCTGCGTGATCACAACCGCGTCATCATCGACAGCGGCAGCACCACCAGCGCCATGATCCCCATGCTGGGCAACAAGCGCGGCCTCATCGTGATGACCAACTCCCTCAATGTGGCCGGTGCCCTGCGCGAGCTGGAAAATGAGCCTACCCTGTTAATGACCGGTGGCACTTGGGACCCTCACTCCGAATCCTTCCAGGGGCAGGTGGCGGAACAGGTGTTGCGCTCCTACGACTTCGACCAGCTCTTTATCGGTGCCGACGGCATCGACCCGGAGCGTGGCACCACCACCTTCAACGAGCTGGTGGGCCTGTCGCGGGTCATGGCCGAGGTGTCGCGGGAGGTCATTGTGATGGTCGAATCGGAAAAGATCGGCCGCAAGATCCCCAATCTCGAACTTCCCTGGTCGAGCATCCATACCCTAGTGACCGACGAGGGGCTGGCCAGCGAGGCCAGAGAACAGATTCAAGCCCAGGGGGTGACGCTTATCTGCGCCCCGGTCACTTGCTGA